The Cytobacillus oceanisediminis genomic interval AATATCGTTGAATTCGGCAAGCTTTTCTTCTGCTACTTTTGGAAGCATTTCTTCAATGACCAAATCAACAAAAGCGTCTGGATTCTCTTTGTATTCTGCAGGAACGGCATGTGCACCCATAAAGGTGCGGACAACATCCACCGGATGCAGTTCGTCCGCTTTCCGGGCTGCATTCAGCTGCTTGCGCTCCGTTTCCCAATCCAGACCATATCCGCTTTTTGCCTCTATTGTGGTTACTCCGTGTTTAAGAAAACGATCAAGACGGACAAGGCTCGCTTCTACCAATTCCTCTTCAGATGCTTTTCTGGTCATTGAAGTGGTGGCGTGAATTCCGCCGCCATTGTTCAAAATTTCCATATATGTCGCCCCGTTCAGACGCATATTGAACTCCTCTTCCCTGCTGCCTGCATAAACTAGATGTGTATGCGGATCAACAAGTCCTGGAAGGAGAATTTTCCCTGAGGCATCAATGATTTCAGCATCCTGAAGCCGGCTTTGATAGTCAGCTTCAAGTTCCGCTGTTGTACCTGCTGATTTGATAATGTCTTCTTCAATCCATACCGCCCCGTCTTCAATGATGTGAAGTTCGCTCATTTTTTCTCTTGTCAGGGGCTGCCCGGAGCTGCCCTTTAATGTGATCATTTGATTTGCATGTTTTATAAAAATAGGTTTTGAGTGCATAATGTGCTCCTCCTTAAAAAATGGAAGTTCCAATCCGCAAGAATCACGGATTGGAGTGCTTCCTATTAGAAAATATAAATGTTATTTGCCAGTTTAAGAGTTTTCTTTGCTGAATTGACTGTCTTATTTGCAAATTTGAATGGTTTATTTGCTGATTCGGTTTTTTCTTTGCTGGTTTTCCGCTATTATTTGCTAAGTTCATAAAATACAATAGAAGATCTTTATTTCATCATCGGAATGTTTACGCCTTTT includes:
- the hutI gene encoding imidazolonepropionase — its product is MHSKPIFIKHANQMITLKGSSGQPLTREKMSELHIIEDGAVWIEEDIIKSAGTTAELEADYQSRLQDAEIIDASGKILLPGLVDPHTHLVYAGSREEEFNMRLNGATYMEILNNGGGIHATTSMTRKASEEELVEASLVRLDRFLKHGVTTIEAKSGYGLDWETERKQLNAARKADELHPVDVVRTFMGAHAVPAEYKENPDAFVDLVIEEMLPKVAEEKLAEFNDIFCERGVFTPEQSRKLLEAGKKLGLIAKIHADEIEPYEGAELAAEVGAISADHLLRASDKGMEMMAEKGVIGVLLPGTAFFLMTEAARGRRMIDKGVPVALSTDCNPGSSPTCSMPFMMNLACMHMGLTPAEAITAATINAAHAINRAKEVGSIEAGKKADLLLLNVPNYMQMQYHYGMNHTDTVIKNGKVVVKGGSLCCQQ